DNA from Deltaproteobacteria bacterium:
GGCGGGACAAAGAATTAGGGACAGAGCCCCATTATTTTTTTGTTGGGCATCAAGATCAGTTAGGAGATAGAGACAACAAGGGGAGGTAGCGTGGACAATCAGGCAAATAGTTGGCAACACTGGATTCCGGCGCTTGAGAAAGAACTCGCCATCGAGATGCAGAAAGCACCCTCACCATCTGAAGTCCACGCTAAGGATCACGTCCTTCGTGTGCTGAGGCGCTGCATCCGCCTCGGGGAAAAGCTGGGTGCAGACCTCGAGGTGCTGGTTGCGGCAGTCTATCTGCACGATCTCGGGCGCCATTATATTGATGACAAGGTTCACGGTGCTCTCAGCGCCCAGAAGGCAGAGCCGGTGCTCGAACGGATAAACTTCCCGAAGGAAAGGCGAGACCCGGTCTTGCATGCAATACGTGTGCACGACGTAGGCGCTACCCCGGAGGAGAGAACGACCCTTGAGTCCAAGATTCTGTACGATGCGGATAAGATTGATACCCTGGGGGTT
Protein-coding regions in this window:
- a CDS encoding HD domain-containing protein; translated protein: MDNQANSWQHWIPALEKELAIEMQKAPSPSEVHAKDHVLRVLRRCIRLGEKLGADLEVLVAAVYLHDLGRHYIDDKVHGALSAQKAEPVLERINFPKERRDPVLHAIRVHDVGATPEERTTLESKILYDADKIDTLGVVGVLRYIRHFYGKKPIDYMLDDIEARWEGLALPETRNLALQDYRYIKDYFARLKEELGEEGG